The following proteins come from a genomic window of Peptoniphilus equinus:
- a CDS encoding response regulator transcription factor produces MFKILVVDDEEKIREVIKTYAEFEGHKVVEAGDGLEAIERFKEQEFDVIVMDVMMPKLDGFSTYKEIKKIADTPVLMLSARGEEYDKLFGFEIGIDDYVVKPFSPRELMARLNVIVKRHQKTLENDVVEFEGLKIDLDGRDVYVDGEKVDMTPKEYDLLVYLATNENIALSRDKLLSKVWGYDFYGDDRTVDTHVKMLRNSIKDYRKFIVTVRGTGYKFDTTPKDELS; encoded by the coding sequence ATGTTCAAAATTTTAGTTGTAGATGACGAAGAAAAGATCCGGGAAGTTATCAAGACCTACGCCGAATTTGAAGGGCATAAAGTCGTGGAGGCCGGTGACGGATTGGAAGCTATTGAACGATTTAAAGAACAGGAATTTGATGTCATTGTCATGGACGTGATGATGCCGAAGTTGGACGGATTTTCTACGTACAAAGAGATTAAAAAGATTGCTGATACGCCGGTGCTTATGCTCTCGGCGCGGGGAGAAGAGTATGATAAGCTCTTCGGTTTTGAGATTGGCATTGATGACTATGTGGTTAAGCCGTTTTCACCGAGAGAGCTTATGGCGCGACTCAACGTCATTGTGAAGCGTCATCAAAAGACGTTGGAAAATGATGTTGTGGAATTTGAAGGATTGAAGATTGATCTGGATGGCAGAGATGTCTATGTGGATGGGGAGAAAGTCGATATGACGCCGAAAGAGTACGACCTTCTCGTCTATCTTGCCACGAATGAAAACATCGCCTTATCTAGGGATAAGTTGCTTTCCAAAGTTTGGGGTTATGATTTCTATGGCGATGATCGTACGGTAGACACCCACGTGAAAATGCTGCGAAACAGTATCAAAGATTACCGAAAATTCATTGTCACGGTGAGAGGAACGGGTTATAAATTTGACACCACACCAAAAGACGAACTTAGTTAA
- a CDS encoding HD domain-containing protein has translation MITRDEAYTLLTEYTKSEALIQHGLQVEAAMMAFGRYFGEDETKYGLVGLLHDIDYDKYPDEHLQKAPQILKDAGVDEEIIRGVMAHGYGMASDVEPISNMEKVVYTVDELTGIINACCLLRPSKSVLDLELKSVNKKFKDKKFAAGCNRDVILDGCRRLGMEKNDVIEITLQGLRDRAQICGLKGNL, from the coding sequence ATGATAACACGTGATGAAGCGTATACTTTGTTGACGGAGTATACGAAGTCTGAAGCCTTGATTCAACATGGACTTCAAGTGGAAGCGGCAATGATGGCTTTTGGACGCTATTTCGGTGAAGACGAAACCAAGTATGGGCTTGTCGGTTTGCTCCATGATATTGATTACGACAAGTATCCGGATGAACACTTGCAAAAAGCACCACAGATATTAAAAGACGCCGGTGTGGATGAAGAGATTATTCGCGGCGTTATGGCTCATGGGTATGGTATGGCGAGTGATGTGGAACCTATCTCCAACATGGAAAAGGTGGTCTATACTGTCGATGAGCTCACAGGTATTATCAATGCCTGTTGTTTGCTTCGTCCGTCCAAGTCAGTGTTGGATTTGGAATTGAAGTCGGTCAACAAGAAATTTAAAGATAAAAAATTTGCTGCAGGATGCAACCGGGATGTGATACTGGACGGCTGTCGGCGTCTGGGGATGGAAAAGAATGATGTGATTGAAATCACTCTTCAAGGTCTGAGGGATCGTGCACAGATTTGTGGCTTGAAAGGCAATCTATAG
- the galU gene encoding UTP--glucose-1-phosphate uridylyltransferase GalU translates to MKITKAVIPAAGLGTRFLPFTKAVPKEMLPIIDTPTIDLIIQEAVDAGIEDILIILGRGKGAIEDYFDTNFELESKLKTSHKDDELALVQSLNHRANIHFVRQHEALGLGHAVSCAATFVGNEPFLLLLGDELIDFKDNASQSLITMYEEKERTVLGLLEVPYDQTSKYGIVAIDGEHITAMVEKPNLDDAPSNLAIIGRYVISPNIFPILEQIQPGKGGEIQLTDALVELSKTEAIYGKVITGERFDTGSKIGYLKAVVSYGLQRPELREAFTSYLRQLNLNEDSATK, encoded by the coding sequence ATGAAGATAACAAAAGCTGTCATTCCCGCTGCCGGATTGGGCACGCGATTCTTGCCCTTTACCAAAGCCGTCCCGAAAGAAATGCTTCCTATCATCGACACACCTACAATTGATCTGATTATTCAGGAAGCCGTGGACGCCGGCATTGAAGATATACTCATTATCCTGGGGCGCGGTAAGGGCGCCATTGAAGACTATTTTGACACCAACTTTGAGTTGGAAAGCAAATTGAAAACGTCCCATAAAGATGACGAGCTCGCTTTAGTCCAAAGCTTAAATCACCGTGCCAACATTCATTTTGTCCGTCAGCACGAAGCCTTGGGTCTGGGTCATGCGGTATCATGCGCCGCCACGTTTGTCGGCAATGAACCATTTTTACTGCTGCTTGGCGATGAACTCATCGATTTCAAAGACAACGCATCACAAAGTTTAATAACCATGTACGAAGAAAAAGAACGCACCGTCTTAGGACTGCTTGAAGTCCCTTACGATCAAACTTCAAAGTATGGCATTGTAGCTATAGACGGTGAACATATCACAGCTATGGTGGAAAAGCCGAATCTGGACGATGCCCCTTCCAACCTTGCCATCATCGGTCGTTACGTCATAAGTCCCAACATTTTCCCCATTTTAGAGCAGATCCAGCCGGGCAAAGGCGGTGAAATTCAGCTGACCGATGCTCTGGTGGAACTATCCAAGACGGAAGCAATCTATGGTAAAGTCATCACCGGTGAGCGATTTGACACCGGCTCAAAGATCGGATACCTAAAAGCGGTGGTGTCCTACGGTTTGCAACGCCCCGAACTTCGCGAGGCATTCACATCCTACTTAAGACAGTTGAATCTCAATGAAGACTCGGCAACAAAATAA